Proteins encoded by one window of Conger conger chromosome 1, fConCon1.1, whole genome shotgun sequence:
- the tmem121aa gene encoding transmembrane protein 121, which translates to MVLPPPDKRHVCLTTIVIMTSMAFMDAYLVEQNQGPRKIGVCIIVLVGDICFLIVLRYVAVWVGAEVKTAKRGYAMILWFLYIFVLEIKLYFIFQNYKADKKNLETVARKALTLLLAVCVPGLYLILVALDSMEYVRTFRKKEDMRGRLFWVALDLLDILDIQANLWEPQRTGLPIWAEGLMFFYCYILLLILPCVSLSEISMHGEHVSPQKMMLYPVLSLVTINVVTILIRMVNMVLFQDSRVSTIFVGKNVVAIATKACTFLEYQRQVKEFPQNAIAMELQQNSVTHNQTLPSSTSLPHEQSPVREVIDT; encoded by the coding sequence ATGGTGCTGCCACCCCCGGACAAACGGCACGTGTGCCTCACCACCATCGTCATCATGACCAGCATGGCCTTCATGGACGCCTACCTGGTGGAGCAGAACCAGGGCCCTCGCAAGATCGGGGTGTGCATCATCGTGCTGGTGGGGGACATCTGCTTCCTCATCGTGTTGCGCTACGTGGCCGTGTGGGTGGGCGCCGAGGTCAAGACGGCCAAGCGCGGCTACGCCATGATCCTCTGGTTCCTCTACATCTTCGTGCTGGAGATCAAGCTCTACTTCATCTTCCAGAACTACAAGGCGGACAAAAAGAACCTGGAGACGGTGGCTCGGAAGGCGCTGACGCTCCTGTTGGCCGTCTGCGTTCCGGGCCTCTACCTCATCCTGGTGGCCCTGGACAGCATGGAGTACGTCAGAACCTTCCGGAAGAAGGAGGACATGCGGGGAAGGCTCTTCTGGGTGGCCCTGGACCTGCTCGACATCTTAGACATCCAGGCCAATCTGTGGGAGCCCCAGCGGACAGGGCTGCCCATCTGGGCCGAAGGACTGATGTTCTTCTACTGCTACATCCTCCTCCTGATCCTGCCCTGCGTGTCGCTCAGCGAGATCAGCATGCACGGCGAACACGTCTCCCCGCAGAAGATGATGCTCTACCCCGTCCTCAGCCTGGTCACCATCAACGTGGTCACCATCCTCATCCGCATGGTCAACATGGTGCTGTTCCAGGACAGCCGGGTCTCCACCATCTTTGTGGGGAAGAACGTTGTGGCCATCGCCACCAAGGCCTGCACTTTCCTGGAGTACCAGCGGCAGGTCAAGGAGTTCCCGCAGAACGCCATCGCCATGGAGCTCCAGCAGAACTCTGTTACCCACAACCAGACCCTGCCCAGCTCCACCAGCCTACCACACGAACAGTCCCCAGTGAGGGAGGTCATCGACACATGA